A portion of the Malania oleifera isolate guangnan ecotype guangnan chromosome 3, ASM2987363v1, whole genome shotgun sequence genome contains these proteins:
- the LOC131152182 gene encoding plastid-lipid-associated protein 6, chloroplastic encodes MASLLQPSFLLSPSSTSSSSSSSYALVHSVQSLKLHRWRNSPPKRTRFRKFVANKDVSVLDPPPWSAEFGDPSLKFKLLSAVSGLNRGLAANEDDLKKADAAAKELEAAGGPVDLSINLDKLQGRWKLIYSSAFSSRTLGGSRPGPPTRRLLPITLGQVFQRIDILSKDFDNIVELQLGTPWPFPPVDATVTLAHKFEIIGSAKVKIVFEKTTVKTTGNLSQLPPLEIPRLPDALRRPSNTGSGEFEVTYVDACTRITRGDRDELRVFVIA; translated from the exons ATGGCCTCGCTTCTTCAACCTTCTTTTCTACTCTCCCCTTCTTCaacatcttcatcatcttcttcttcgtATGCACTTGTTCATAGTGTCCAATCTTTGAAACTGCACAGATGGAGGAATTCTCCTCCCAAGAGAACGCGCTTTCGGAAATTTGTTGCCAACAAAGACGTCTCTGTTTTGGACCCTCCACCGTGGTCTGCAGAATTTGGAGACCCTTCTTTGAAGTTCAAATTACTG AGTGCTGTTTCTGGGCTAAACAGAGGTCTTGCTGCAAATGAAGATGATCTGAAGAAGGCAGATGCAGCTGCCAAGGAACTTGAAGCTGCTGGAGGACCCGTGGACCTCTCAATCAACCTTGATAAACTGCAAGGGAGATGGAAATTGATATATAGCAGTGCGTTCTCATCTCGCACTCTAGGTGGCAGCCGTCCTGGGCCTCCCACCAGGAGGCTACTTCCCATTACTCTTGGTCAG GTATTTCAACGTATTGACATCTTAAGCAAAGACTTCGATAATATAGTTGAGCTTCAACTGGGTACTCCATGGCCTTTTCCACCTGTGGATGCAACAGTGACATTAGctcataaatttgaaattatag GATCTGCGAAGGTTAAAATAGTATTTGAGAAAACAACTGTTAAGACAACTGGGAACTTATCACAGCTACCGCCATTGGAGATACCTAGGCTTCCAGATGCATTGAGGCGTCCATCAAACACTGGAAGTGGTGAATTTGAAGTTACCTATGTGGACGCATGTACTCGAATCACCAGAGGAGATAGGGATGAGCTTAGAGTTTTTGTGATCGCATAA